In Haliotis asinina isolate JCU_RB_2024 chromosome 16, JCU_Hal_asi_v2, whole genome shotgun sequence, the following are encoded in one genomic region:
- the LOC137268524 gene encoding cdc42 homolog, producing the protein MAMPTLKCVVIGDGAVGKTCMLYSYTTNTFPQEYVPTVFDNYAVTVIIGGEPYTLGLFDTAGQEDYDRLRPLSYSNTDVFLLCFSVVSPSSYTNIKEKWIPDIMHHSRNTPFLIVGTKVDLRDDLETISKLAKRKERPITAEQGKQLAKNVKAAKYVECSALTQRGLKNVFDEAILTALDPPKLKTSGRKCVIL; encoded by the exons ATGGCGATGCCCACCTTGAAGTGTGTTGTGATCGGCGACGGAGCTGTGGGGAAGACTTGTATGCTCTATTCCTATACGACAAATACCTTTCCCCAGGAATACGTGCCCACG GTGTTTGACAACTACGCCGTGACGGTGATTATAGGGGGCGAGCCCTACACGCTAGGTTTGTTTGACACAGCGGGACAAGAGGATTACGACCGACTCCGCCCACTCAGCTACAGCAACACAGATGTGTTTCTACTCTGTTtctcagttgtctccccttcgtcatacacaaacatcaaagaaaag TGGATCCCCGATATAATGCACCATTCTAGGAACACACCGTTCCTTATTGTTGGGACAAAGGTAGATCTCCGAGATGATCTGGAGACCATTAGCAAACTCGCCAAGCGGAAGGAACGGCCCATCACAGCAGAACAAGGGAAACAACTCGCAAAGAACGTGAAGGCTGCCAAATACGTCGAGTGCTCTGCCCTTACACAG CGTGGATTGAAGAATGTTTTTGACGAGGCCATCCTGACAGCCTTGGACCCACCCAAACTCAAAACTTCCGGCAGGAAATGTGTCATTCTGTGA
- the LOC137267901 gene encoding cdc42 homolog — protein sequence MSSFKCVILGDAEVGKTTMLTAYSLGQESKLKVSENKFQVTVTVKDKSYTLSLLDTTGDVNFKTRQRPHYADADAFLLLFSVVSPSSFVNIREKWVPDILIHARNTPFFIVGTNIDLRDNTDSLNKLTELGEKPVAETEGRQLAQRLRASKYLECSSLTLKGLDKVFEEVVLSLKSPPPVSRSCVVV from the exons ATGTCCAGTTTTAAGTGTGTGATTCTTGGGGACGCGGAAGTGGGGAAGACCACTATGCTGACAGCCTACTCTCTAGGGCAGGAAAGCAAGTTGAAG GTATCTGAAAACAAGTTCCAAGTAACGGTTACTGTGAAAGACAAGTCATACACCTTGTCCTTACTAGACACTACCGGGGACGTCAACTTCAAGACACGGCAACGTCCCCACTACGCCGACGCTGATGCCTTTCTACTCCTCTTCTCGGTTGTCTCCCCTTCGTCCTTCGTGAATATCCGAGAAAAG TGGGTTCCTGATATACTCATCCATGCACGCAACACGCCATTCTTCATAGTAGGGACGAATATTGACCTCCGCGACAACACTGACTCGCTAAACAAACTTACCGAACTGGGAGAAAAACCGGTCGCAGAGacagaagggagacaactcgcCCAGCGCCTGAGAGCTAGCAAGTATTTGGAGTGCTCTTCCCTTACATTG AAAGGTCTTGACAAGGTTTTTGAAGAGGTCGTCCTGTCACTGAAATCTCCACCACCAGTCAGCCGGAGCTGTGTCGTTGTGTGA
- the LOC137268142 gene encoding cdc42 homolog → MSESASPSDHALKCVVVGDEEVGKTCMLHSYSSNTFEKDYQPTVSASYKVTVKVQGEAYNLGLFDTAGKEEYDGVRPLSYPNADIYLVCFSVVSPSTFSSVSEKWVPEILENSPNTPFLIVGTKTDIRDDLANGDVLEGISEKPITSRQGRQLAKKLKTSYMECSALTQRGLKSVFDEAIYTALHPPKSRKDSWKCTLS, encoded by the exons ATGTCAGAGTCGGCGTCCCCCTCCGACCACGCCCTGAAATGTGTAGTGGTTGGGGACGAAGAGGTTGGCAAGACGTGCATGTTGCACTCATACAGTTCCAATACGTTTGAGAAGGATTACCAGCCCACG GTTTCAGCAAGTTACAAGGTGACAGTCAAAGTTCAAGGCGAGGCCTACAATCTGGGCCTGTTCGACACGGCTGGTAAAGAGGAATACGATGGTGTTCGACCACTCAGTTACCCGAACGCTGACATCTACCTCGTCTGTTTCTCGGTTGTCTCCCCTTCAACCTTCTCTAGTGTCTCAGAAAAG TGGGTCCCTGAAATCCTTGAAAACTCACCAAACACTCCATTCCTGATCGTTGGGACGAAGACCGATATCCGAGACGATTTAGCCAATGGGGATGTACTGGAAGGTATTAGTGAGAAGCCGATTACATCCcggcaagggagacaactcgcGAAGAAGCTGAAAACTAGTTATATGGAGTGCTCTGCCCTTACACAG CGAGGCTTGAAATCCGTATTTGATGAGGCTATATATACAGCACTGCATCCTCCCAAATCTCGAAAAGACTCGTGGAAATGCACGTTATCATGA